The [Chlorobium] sp. 445 nucleotide sequence AATCCCAGCTCTAAGCCTATACGCTTATACATAGCAAATTCCTCGAGAGGCACATAGCGTGCAATAGGTAAGTGAGCTTTGGTAGGTTGCAGATATTGCCCGATGCTCATGATGTCGCATTGAACAGCACGCAGGTC carries:
- a CDS encoding lipoyl synthase, with translation DLRAVQCDIMSIGQYLQPTKAHLPIARYVPLEEFAMYKRIGLELGFRHVESGPLVRSSYHAEEQAK